A genome region from Candidatus Micrarchaeia archaeon includes the following:
- a CDS encoding cell division protein FtsZ (GTPase; similar structure to tubulin; forms ring-shaped polymers at the site of cell division; other proteins such as FtsA, ZipA, and ZapA, interact with and regulate FtsZ function) — MESLVKSVMNEQGPAQNEVEDMGSDKIKIVTIGVGGGGNNTINRLIKSGVKGTELVAVNTDKQHLSILHERARKVLIGRSITKGLGAGGYPETGTKAAEVDRGLLEKEVEGAHLVFICAGMGGGTGTGAAPVIAQVAKEQGAITIAMVTYPFNLERARRIKADQGIGDLKKV, encoded by the coding sequence ATGGAAAGTTTAGTAAAGAGTGTAATGAACGAGCAAGGGCCAGCTCAAAACGAAGTAGAAGATATGGGCTCTGACAAAATTAAAATTGTAACAATAGGTGTAGGTGGTGGAGGAAACAATACCATTAACAGATTAATAAAATCTGGAGTAAAGGGTACAGAATTAGTTGCTGTAAACACAGATAAGCAACATCTAAGTATTTTACATGAAAGAGCAAGAAAAGTTCTTATCGGAAGAAGTATAACCAAAGGTCTAGGTGCTGGTGGTTATCCAGAAACTGGAACTAAAGCAGCAGAAGTAGATAGAGGATTATTAGAAAAAGAAGTAGAAGGTGCACATTTAGTATTTATATGTGCAGGTATGGGTGGTGGAACTGGTACAGGAGCAGCACCAGTCATTGCACAAGTTGCAAAAGAACAAGGAGCAATTACAATTGCAATGGTTACTTATCCTTTTAATTTAGAAAGAGCAAGAAGGATAAAAGCAGACCAAGGAATTGGTGATTTGAAAAAGGTT